Proteins co-encoded in one Nicotiana sylvestris chromosome 7, ASM39365v2, whole genome shotgun sequence genomic window:
- the LOC138873409 gene encoding uncharacterized protein: MDTFNGNHFNLDIDLISLVLIPYIKASIRYMTALQQLNLGMVVEWKLERILGKPEYTFNYMFWAFKPAIDVFSHCRPVISIDDTHVYGKYDIKLLIFVAVDANGQIFPLAFAICANESQEMWMLFLNHLKEYVVKQRSGIYLISDRHGGILSSVENLLAWQEPYAYHRYCVRHLKANFQKAHPNKDLHDLMWMAATDHQQHKFRRHIEYIRQEDEATYHWLMQHNPEKWTLHVDGGRRWGTLTTNVSESFNGLLKSARGLPITAMVRMSFKQMAERFVERSVAAMSLMEKGVAFMSVSMQRFEKYRRRAH; encoded by the exons atggacacattcaacgggaatcacttcaacttggatattgacttgatttctcttgttctTATTCCATACATcaaagcgtccataag GTACATGACTGCACTGCAGCAGCTTAACCTCGGGAtggttgttgaatggaagcttgagcggatTCTAGGTAAACCAGAATATACATTCAATTACATGTTCTGGGcgtttaaaccagcaattgatgttTTTTCGCATTgtcggcccgtaatatccatagacgacactcatgtctatggaaagtacgatatcaagctgtTGATATTCGtggcagtagatgctaatggacagatatttcctctagcttttgctatttgtgccaatgaaagccaagAGATGTGGATgctgtttttgaaccacttgaaagagtacgttgtcaaacagcgttccgGTATTtatctaatatctgatcggcacggtggtatcttaagttctgtggagaacttgcttgcatggcaagaaccttatgcctaCCATCGTTACTGTGTTAGGCACCTTAaagccaatttccagaaggcacatcccaacaaggatctgcatgatttgatgtggatggcagcaacagaccaccaacagcataaattccggaggcacaTAGAAtatatcaggcaagaagacgaggcaaCCTATCATTGGTTAATGCAACATAACCCTGAAAAGTGGACTTTGCATgtggatggtggcagacgatggggaactctaactacaaatgtgtcagagtctttcaacgggttattgaagtcaGCAAGAGGATTGCCTatcacagccatggtgcggatgtcattcaagcagatggcggagaggtttgttgaaaggtctGTAGCTGCAATGTCATTGATGGAAAAGGGTGTTGCATTTATGTCAGTGTCGatgcagagatttgagaaatacagacggcgagcgcattga
- the LOC104229450 gene encoding chaperone protein dnaJ 11, chloroplastic-like, which produces MVQSLALPAGISFSFALQNTSTSTAGFSDRRVLFLRKNTRRASIYAAAVAEAPPALKRRTPASLYEVLRVKENASAKEIKAAYRNLAKLYHPDAASRPEESSDDRHFIEIHDAYVTLSDPVSRALYDVKLSAVSPRRGFGSSDDGVRIYGSEFYPARRWETDQCW; this is translated from the coding sequence ATGGTTCAATCCCTAGCCCTACCTGCCGGAATTTCCTTCTCTTTTGCTCTTCAGAATACTTCTACTTCCACCGCCGGCTTCTCCGATCGTCGTGTCTTATTTCTCCGAAAGAATACACGCAGAGCATCGATATATGCTGCCGCCGTTGCGGAGGCTCCACCGGCATTGAAGAGGAGAACACCGGCGAGTCTTTACGAGGTGCTAAGGGTAAAAGAAAATGCATCAGCGAAAGAGATTAAGGCAGCTTACCGGAATTTGGCTAAGCTATACCATCCCGACGCTGCCTCTCGGCCGGAGGAATCTTCCGACGACCGGCATTTCATTGAGATACACGACGCTTACGTGACGCTATCTGATCCTGTGTCTAGGGCTCTATACGACGTGAAGTTAAGCGCGGTCTCCCCTCGACGAGGTTTTGGGAGCTCCGACGACGGAGTTCGGATCTATGGGTCTGAGTTTTACCCGGCCCGAAGATGGGAAACGGATCAGTGTTGGTGA
- the LOC104229452 gene encoding chaperone protein dnaJ 11, chloroplastic, whose amino-acid sequence MVQSLTLISPTSFPFSVHNSSSSAAAFGISYIGKNTKRLSICASAVAEAPPALERTRPASLYEVLRVKRDASAKEIKAAYRNLAKLYHPDAASLPEESSDGLNFIEIHDAYATLSDPSSRALYDLKLSVGSRRRGFGHSSNGYRISRSEFYPTRRWETDQCW is encoded by the coding sequence ATGGTCCAATCCCTAACCCTAATTTCCCcaacttcctttcccttttccGTTCATAACTCCTCCTCTTCCGCCGCCGCATTTGGAATTTCGTACATTGGGAAGAATACTAAGAGATTATCGATATGTGCTTCCGCCGTTGCCGAGGCTCCGCCGGCGTTGGAGAGGACAAGACCGGCGAGTCTCTATGAGGTGTTAAGGGTTAAAAGAGATGCTTCAGCGAAAGAGATTAAGGCTGCTTACCGGAATTTGGCTAAACTGTACCATCCCGATGCTGCTTCTCTGCCGGAGGAATCTTCCGACGGCCTGAATTTCATTGAGATTCACGACGCTTATGCCACGCTCTCTGATCCTTCTTCCAGGGCGCTGTACGATCTCAAGTTAAGCGTAGGCTCTCGTCGGCGAGGTTTTGGGCACTCTTCCAATGGATATCGTATCAGTAGGTCGGAGTTTTATCCGACCCGGAGATGGGAAACGGATCAATGCTGGTGA
- the LOC104229453 gene encoding LOW QUALITY PROTEIN: enhancer of mRNA-decapping protein 4-like (The sequence of the model RefSeq protein was modified relative to this genomic sequence to represent the inferred CDS: inserted 1 base in 1 codon): MASSPGNPNQPGGSGPFDMHKFYKPNPNSPNPNPNQNPNLISSPFPPPNASYPPPTVAGAGAGGVYPYPPQTTAAPFHHHHPQFNHPHLTPQYTTPLPQHDATQFAHQQRSMSFPXPPLQPPPPQPTSPHQFPNPNPGARLMALLSAPPSTLEIPPIQLTTSGSELSEFSSGPNVPGAGPMRMASSKLPKGRHLNGDHIVYDIDVKLPSEVQPQLEVTPITKYGSDPGLVLGRQIAVNKTYICYGLKLGAIRVLNINTALRSLLKGLAQRVTDMAFFAEDVHLLASASIDGRVYIWKITEGPDEEDKPQITGKIVIAVQIVGEGESVHPRVCWHCHKQEILVVGIGRRILKIDTTKVGKGSVFSAEEPLRCPVDKLVDGVQLVGTHDREVTDLSMCQWMTTRLVSASVDGTIKIWEDRKPLPIAVLRPHDGHPVNSVTFLAAPHRPDHIILITGGPLNREVKIWASASEEGWLLPSDAESWRCTQTLELKSSAEAQAGEAFFNQVVALSQAGLLLLANAKKNAIYAVHLEYGPNPVATRMDYIAGFTVTMPILSFTGTSDLLPNGEQIVQVYCVQTQAIQQYALDLSQCLPPPTENVVFERTESGVSRDAASIEGSAPADPPRSKQQELPLSSSAPKSSVHESGFEISPTARHPSTAPTESAPSQELASSIIETKSSTFPTVTSDSDIAPIASPPPPLSPTLSRKLSGFRGPSNSFERGTSDNEQVGDPKVVEYSVDRQKEGTTPNVSDVTSLDDEPKNDESKQSQNDVPSGISPPVKFKHPTHLVTPSEILMARSSSEVNIVNEQKSESELNIQDVVINNDARNVEVDVKVVGEAIFSQKTDVGSQEELHSFVSENKEKAFCSQASDLGIEMARECRALSPETYTVEESRQFDGAGRSEGPSQPSSTLEEDRDSAKETSEKDLDSTMSVTVHQAPAPTAKGKKQKGRNTQVSGPSSSSPSVFNSTDSLNESGLSSSTPSVEAAFSQILSMREMLNQLLTMQKDTQKQMEMMVAVPVTKEGRRLEAALGRSMEKSVKANSDALWARLQEECAKQEKSLRDRTQQMANLISNCLNKDMPGLIEKLMKKELAAVGQAVARSITPTIEKTVSVAISEAFQRGVGDKAVNQLEKAVNSKLEATVARQIQAQFQTSGKQALQETLKSTLEASVIPAFEMSCKAMFEQVDLTFQKGIADHSAAAQQQFESVHSPLALALRDAINSASSMTQTLSGELADSQRKLLALAVSGANPQSANPLVSHMNNGSLLHEKIETPPDPTKELSRLLAEHKYEEAFTAALQRSDVSIVSWLCSQVDLPGILSLNPLSLSQGVLLSLLQQLACDISKETVQKLSWMRDVLTAINPTDPMIAVHVRPIFEQVYQILHHRRSIATTPAAELSNIRLILHVINSMLMSK, translated from the exons ATGGCTTCTTCTCCTGGCAATCCAAACCAGCCAGGTGGTTCAGGACCATTCGATATGCACAAATTCTACAAGCCAAACCCTAATTCACCAAACCCTAATCCCAATCAAAACCCTAATTTAATTTCCTCCCCTTTCCCACCTCCTAACGCTTCTTACCCTCCACCCACCGTCGCCGGCGCCGGTGCCGGAGGTGTGTACCCGTATCCACCTCAAACGACAGCAGCCCCATTTCACCATCACCACCCTCAATTCAATCACCCCCACCTAACCCCCCAATACACCACCCCACTACCTCAACATGATGCCACCCAGTTTGCTCATCAGCAAAGATCCATGTCTTTCC ACCCCCCTCTTCAACCACCCCCACCCCAACCTACTAGTCCTCACCAATTCCCTAACCCGAACCCTGGTGCTAGGCTTATGGCTTTGTTGAGTGCTCCCCCTTCTACTCTTGAAATCCCTCCTATACAACTTACCACTTCTGGGTCAGAGCTCTCTGAATTTTCCTCTGGCCCAAATGTCCCGGGCGCGGGACCTATGAGAATGGCGAGCAGCAAGTTGCCTAAAGGCCGGCATTTGAATGGTGATCACATTGTGTATGATATTGATGTTAAGTTGCCCAGTGAGGTGCAGCCTCAGCTCGAGGTTACTCCTATTACAAAGTATGGGTCGGATCCGGGTCTTGTATTGGGTCGGCAGATTGCAGTTAACAAAACTTACATATGTTATGGATTGAAATTGGGGGCTATACGGGTTCTTAACATTAATACTGCCTTGAGATCGTTGCTTAAAGGCCTTGCGCAG AGGGTCACAGACATGGCTTTCTTTGCAGAGGATGTTCATCTCTTGGCTAG TGCGAGTATTGATGGCCGGGTTTATATATGGAAAATTACCGAAGGACCAGATGAAGAAGATAAGCCACAAATTACAGGAAAGATTGTCATTGCTGTTCAAATTGTGGGTGAAGGGGAATCTGTGCACCCACGTGTTTGTTGGCATTGTCATAAACAA GAAATTCTCGTGGTTGGAATCGGGAGACGCATTTTGAAAATTGATACCACTAAAgtgggaaaaggttcagtttttTCAGCTGAGGAACCTCTCAGGTGTCCTGTTGACAAGTTGGTTGATGGGGTACAACTTGTTGGTACCCACGATAGAGAAGTGACTGATTTATCTATGTGCCAGTGGATGACCACGCGTTTGGTATCTGCTTCAGTGGATGGCACG ATAAAGATATGGGAAGACCGGAAGCCCCTTCCTATAGCAGTTCTCAGGCCTCATGATGGTCACCCTGTTAATTCTGTTACCTTCTTGGCTGCTCCACATCGTCCAgatcacatcatactcatcactgGG GGTCCTCTTAATCGGGAGGTAAAGATATGGGCTTCAGCAAGTGAAGAAGGCTGGTTGCTTCCTAGTGATGCTGAGTCATGGCGCTGTACACAGACATTGGAGCTGAAGAGTTCAGCTGAAGCTCAAGCTGGAGAGGCATTTTTTAACCAAGTTGTAGCCTTATCTCAAGCAGGTTTACTTCTACTAGCAAACGCAAAAAAGAATGCTATATATGCTGTGCATCTGGAGTATGGCCCAAACCCGGTGGCAACCCGGATGGATTACATAGCAGGATTTACAGTTACCATGCCAATTTTGAGTTTCACTGGGACGAGTGATCTATTGCCCAATGGTGAACAGATTGTTCAGGTGTATTGTGTACAGACGCAGGCCATTCAGCAGTATGCTTTGGACTTGTCCCAATGCTTGCCACCTCCAACAGAGAATGTGGTTTTCGAAAGGACGGAATCCGGTGTTTCCCGTGATGCTGCTAGCATTGAAGGATCTGCTCCTGCTGACCCCCCTAGAAGTAAACAGCAGGAGCTTCCTTTATCTAGTTCTGCACCCAAATCATCTGTACATGAAAGTGGCTTTGAGATATCACCAACAGCTAGACATCCTAGTACTGCACCTACTGAATCGGCCCCCTCTCAAGAATTAGCTTCCTCCATTATAGAAACTAAATCGTCTACTTTTCCCACTGTAACTAGTGATAGTGACATTGCCCCCATTGCATCACCTCCGCCTCCTTTGAGTCCTACATTGTCTCGAAAACTATCTGGTTTTAGAGGTCCATCAAACAGCTTTGAGCGTGGCACCTCTGATAATGAGCAAGTTGGGGATCCAAAAGTTGTTGAATATTCAGTTGATCGGCAAAAGGAGGGCACAACTCCAAATGTGTCTGATGTTACTTCCTTGGATGATGAACCTAAAAATGATGAATCTAAACAGTCACAGAATGATGTTCCCTCAGGTATCAGTCCTCCTGTTAAGTTCAAGCACCCAACTCATTTGGTGACTCCTTCAGAAATATTGATGGCTAGATCATCCTCTGAGGTTAACATTGTTAACGAGCAGAAAAGTGAGTCAGAATTGAATATCCAGGATGTTGTAATTAACAATGACGCCCgtaatgttgaggtggatgttaAAGTTGTTGGTGAAGCAATATTCAGTCAGAAAACTGATGTTGGCTCTCAAGAAGAACTTCATTCTTTTGTGTCAGAAAATAAGGAGAAAGCCTTTTGCTCTCAAGCATCTGATCTTGGAATAGAAATGGCTCGAGAATGTCGCGCTTTATCTCCTGAAACCTATACTGTGGAGGAATCTAGGCAGTTTGATGGGGCTGGTAGAAGTGAGGGACCGTCGCAACCTTCAAGTACACTGGAGGAAGATCGTGACTCTGCAAAGGAGACCTCTGAAAAGGATCTGGACTCAACAATGTCGGTCACTGTTCATCAAGCACCAGCTCCCACTGCAAAAGGGAAAAAGCAGAAGGGGAGGAATACTCAAGTATCTGGGCCGTCATCATCATCGCCTAGTGTTTTCAATTCAACAGATTCTTTAAATGAGTCTGGTCTCAGCTCAAGTACCCCTTCTGTGGAAGCTGCTTTCTCACAAATTCTGTCCATGCGTGAGATGCTAAATCAG CTTCTGACTATGCAAAAAGATACACAAAAGCAGATGGAAATGATGGTTGCTGTCCCAGTGACCAAAGAAGGAAGAAGACTTGAGGCTGCCCTGGGACGGAGCATGGAAAAATCTGTCAAGGCCAATTCTGATGCTTTATGGGCTCGTTTACAAGAAGAGTGTGCAAAACAGGAGAAGTCTCTTCGTGATCGTACACAACAAATGGCGAATTTGATCTCTAACTGCTTAAACAAGGACATGCCAGGGCTGATTGAAAAATTAATGAAGAAAGAACTAGCAGCTGTTGGACAAGCTGTGGCACGCAGTATTACCCCTACCATTGAGAAAACTGTATCAGTTGCAATTTCAGAAGCATTCCAG AGAGGAGTTGGTGACAAGGCAGTGAACCAACTGGAGAAAGCAGTAAACTCCAAACTTGAAGCTACTGTAGCTAGACAAATCCAAGCACAATTCCAGACCTCTGGCAAGCAAGCTCTGCAG GAAACACTGAAATCTACTTTGGAAGCTTCAGTGATCCCTGCCTTCGAGATGTCATGCAAGGCAATGTTTGAGCAAGTAGATTTAACATTCCAGAAAGGCATTGCTGACCACTCGGCTGCTGCGCAACAGCAATTTGAGTCCGTGCATTCCCCGTTGGCACTTGCTCTAAGA GATGCCATAAATTCAGCGTCGTCAATGACTCAGACATTGAGCGGAGAGCTGGCTGATAGTCAGAGAAAGTTGCTTGCTCTCGCAGTTTCTGGAGCAAATCCCCAGTCAGCAAATCCGCTGGTTAGCCACATGAATAATGGATCATTGCTGCATGAGAAG ATTGAGACACCTCCAGATCCAACCAAAGAGTTATCTAGACTGTTAGCGGAGCACAAGTATGAGGAAGCATTCACTGCAGCGTTACAAAGAAGTGACGTATCAATTGTCTCGTGGTTATGCTCTCAG GTTGATTTGCCAGGGATTTTGTCCTTGAATCCTCTCTCTCTGAGTCAAGGAGTGCTCCTTTCACTTCTTCAGCAGTTGGCGTGTGATATTAGCAAAGAGACGGTCCAAAAACTATCCTGGATGAGGGATGTGTTGACTGCCATAAATCCAACTGACCCGATGATCGCAGTGCATGTGCGGCCCATTTTTGAGCAAGTATATCAAATATTACACCACCGCAGAAGTATTGCTACAACCCCCGCTGCTGAACTTTCAAACATTCGGCTGATTTTGCATGTAATCAATTCGATGTTGATGAGTAAATGA